The following nucleotide sequence is from Pseudomonas sp. RC10.
TGAGGTCGAAAAGGTGATCAAGGCCGGTGAAGCGAAGTTCGGCCAAGTGGACATTGTCGTGCATACGGCCGGGGTGACTGGGGCCAAGGGCGATCCACTGGAACTGTCCGACGACGATTATCTGGAGGCCTGGAACACCGATTTCTTCTCGGCGGTGCGGGTGGCGCGGGCGACGATTCCGGCGATGCGTTCACGCCAGTGGGGGCGCTTCGTCTGCATTACGTCGGAGAACTCGGTACAGCCGTATTGGGAAGAGGCGGTCTACAACACGGCCAAGGCAGCCCTCGGCGCATTTATCAAGAACCTGTCCTATAAAGAAGCGGCCGACGGCGTGCTGTGCAACACCGTGGCGCCTGCCTTCATCGAAACGGGCATGACCGACGGCATGATGAAAAAACGTGCCGAAGAAATGGGCGTGTCGTTCGATGAAGCGATC
It contains:
- a CDS encoding SDR family oxidoreductase — encoded protein: MDLGIKGRVALITGASGGIGLATATLLSEEGVRLVLSDIDQDKLEKACAGLGTECVFVAADLTRQDEVEKVIKAGEAKFGQVDIVVHTAGVTGAKGDPLELSDDDYLEAWNTDFFSAVRVARATIPAMRSRQWGRFVCITSENSVQPYWEEAVYNTAKAALGAFIKNLSYKEAADGVLCNTVAPAFIETGMTDGMMKKRAEEMGVSFDEAIKSFLDEERPGIVQKRRGKPEEVASAIALLVSDRASFINGSNVRVDGGSVQAIQN